From Nocardioides sp. HDW12B, the proteins below share one genomic window:
- the eccCa gene encoding type VII secretion protein EccCa, translating into MSTTLSHGSRLDPPTMPDGELVLQAPPELAPNEGAGGALMMALPMLGSVGSIVFISAAQPGGKSMIAAGMFLVATLGFIGVQIDRQRKQRSAKIGGARREYLQYLAGVRKVVREAADQQRRTLLWHHPAPAALPALAEERQRLWERGPDHEDFLLTRYGRSPQALALRLVPPETAPVEQLDPVAASALHRLLVVHRNQPDLPAKVDMQAFSRIEVTGDEGPARGLARAMVCSAAAAHRPDEMIVAVLTNDQSVAAWEWAKWLPHAQSTEDADAIGPSRMVCDSLDDLAAMLPKDLVDRPRFGAAGAAATPHLLLVVDGGSLPPGNHLIPDEGVHGVTVLDLPEQWGELSDPTRLRLHLEGEATEDGTVPLTGIQVYRDPFRALGDQMDLASAEAFARRLAPLHTVQGPAREDSLSRAPELPDLLGLADVRTFDLDAAWQTRPQRDRLRVPVGIGDSGGPVLLDIKESAQQGMGPHGLVIGATGSGKSEFLRTLVLGLAMTHSSEVLNMVLVDFKGGATFAGLSEMPHVSAVITNLENELTLVDRMQDALSGEMVRRQELLRISGNYASLKDYEKARTSGEAELDPLPSLFIVVDEFSEMLSAKPEFIDLFVAIGRLGRSLGIHLLLASQRLEEGRLRGLESHLSYRIGLRTFSASESRAVLGVPDAYELPSVPGLGYLKPDQSTLLKFKAAYVSGPPPRVGRGTVNRSSGGLQTVMPFSLGHVLAPHQDEPEDQVVEVRSGSEEAADHRSLLDIAVDRMEGHGPGAHKVWLPPLDVPDTLDELMPDLTEDPELGLVSPSWRGRGGLVVPLGTVDRPREQRRDTLTVNLTGAGGHVAVVGGPRSGKSTLLRTVLTSLALTTTPAETQFYVLDFGGGTFAPLIDLPHVAGVATRSEPDVVRRIYAEVLGIVDKRERYFRSQGIDSIETYRSRRAQGRADDGYGDVFLFVDGWSTLRSDFDELEMALQSLAQRGLTFGLHIVAGAARWADFRAATRDVLGTRLELRLGDPMDSEIDRKVAQLVPNGRPGRGLVPAKLHFLAALPRIDGEPDGNTTGTGVEDLVERSRKAWRGEQGPKLRLLPEKIELAQVHEQVGRQRDLTTDRRLYLAIDEKDLAPVGLDVEREPHLLTFGDSRSGKSALLRAYLSEVMRTRTAEEAQVVVVDYRRSLLGEVPEDYALHYLTSATQAQPAIAELAQYLEGRLPGPDVTPEQLRNRSWWTGAEVFVVIDDYDLVSTQSSSPMAPLVPLLAQARDVGLHLAVARRSGGAARALYEPVIQSLRDLAMPGLLLSGSPDEGPLIGTTKPRPGVSGRGQLITRDRGVEVVQTVWTDASI; encoded by the coding sequence TTGTCCACCACGCTCAGCCACGGCAGCCGGCTCGACCCGCCGACGATGCCCGACGGGGAGCTGGTGCTGCAGGCACCCCCCGAGCTCGCCCCCAACGAGGGCGCCGGCGGTGCCCTGATGATGGCGCTCCCGATGCTCGGCAGCGTGGGCTCCATCGTCTTCATCTCCGCGGCGCAGCCGGGCGGCAAGAGCATGATCGCCGCCGGCATGTTCCTCGTCGCCACGCTGGGCTTCATCGGCGTGCAGATCGACCGCCAGCGCAAGCAGCGCAGCGCCAAGATCGGCGGCGCCCGCCGCGAGTACCTGCAGTACCTCGCCGGCGTCCGCAAGGTCGTCCGCGAGGCGGCCGACCAGCAGCGCCGCACGCTGCTGTGGCACCACCCCGCACCCGCCGCGCTGCCCGCCCTGGCCGAGGAGCGCCAGCGCCTGTGGGAGCGCGGTCCCGACCACGAGGACTTCCTGCTCACGCGCTACGGCCGCAGCCCCCAGGCCCTGGCCCTGCGTCTCGTGCCGCCGGAGACCGCGCCCGTCGAGCAGCTCGACCCGGTCGCCGCCTCGGCCCTGCACCGGCTGCTCGTCGTGCACCGCAACCAGCCCGACCTGCCGGCCAAGGTCGACATGCAGGCCTTCAGCCGCATCGAGGTCACCGGCGACGAGGGCCCGGCCCGCGGGCTGGCGCGCGCCATGGTCTGCTCCGCCGCCGCCGCCCACCGTCCCGACGAGATGATCGTCGCGGTGCTGACCAACGACCAGAGCGTCGCCGCGTGGGAGTGGGCCAAGTGGCTCCCCCACGCGCAGAGCACCGAGGACGCCGACGCCATCGGCCCCAGCCGCATGGTCTGCGACAGCCTCGACGACCTCGCCGCGATGCTGCCCAAGGACCTCGTCGACCGTCCGCGCTTCGGCGCGGCCGGAGCCGCGGCCACGCCGCACCTGCTGCTCGTGGTCGACGGCGGCTCCCTGCCGCCCGGCAACCACCTGATCCCCGACGAGGGCGTCCACGGCGTCACCGTGCTCGACCTGCCCGAGCAGTGGGGCGAGCTCTCCGACCCCACCCGGCTCCGCCTGCACCTCGAGGGCGAGGCAACCGAGGACGGCACCGTGCCGCTCACCGGCATCCAGGTCTACCGCGACCCCTTCCGCGCCCTCGGCGACCAGATGGACCTCGCCAGCGCCGAGGCCTTCGCCCGCCGCCTGGCCCCCCTCCACACCGTCCAGGGCCCGGCCCGCGAGGACTCGCTCAGCCGTGCCCCCGAGCTGCCCGACCTGCTCGGCCTGGCCGACGTCCGGACCTTCGACCTCGACGCCGCGTGGCAGACCCGGCCCCAGCGCGACCGGCTGCGCGTGCCCGTCGGCATCGGCGACAGCGGCGGCCCGGTGCTCCTCGACATCAAGGAGTCCGCCCAGCAGGGCATGGGTCCGCACGGCCTCGTGATCGGCGCCACCGGCTCCGGCAAGTCGGAGTTCCTCCGCACCCTGGTGCTCGGTCTCGCGATGACCCACTCCAGCGAGGTCCTCAACATGGTCCTCGTCGACTTCAAGGGCGGCGCGACCTTCGCCGGGCTCTCCGAGATGCCCCACGTCTCGGCCGTCATCACCAACCTCGAGAACGAGCTCACCCTCGTCGACCGCATGCAGGACGCGCTGTCGGGCGAGATGGTGCGCCGCCAGGAGCTGCTGCGCATCTCCGGCAACTACGCCTCGCTCAAGGACTACGAGAAGGCGCGCACCAGCGGCGAGGCCGAGCTCGACCCGCTGCCGAGCCTGTTCATCGTCGTCGACGAGTTCTCCGAGATGCTGTCGGCCAAGCCCGAGTTCATCGACCTCTTCGTCGCCATCGGCCGCCTCGGCCGCTCGCTCGGCATCCACCTGCTGCTGGCCTCTCAGCGGCTCGAGGAGGGTCGCCTGCGCGGCCTCGAGAGCCACCTGTCCTACCGCATCGGCCTGCGCACCTTCTCCGCGTCGGAGTCGCGGGCCGTCCTCGGGGTGCCGGACGCCTACGAGCTGCCGTCGGTGCCGGGCCTGGGCTACCTCAAGCCCGACCAGTCCACGCTGCTGAAGTTCAAGGCCGCCTACGTCTCCGGTCCGCCGCCGCGCGTCGGCCGGGGCACCGTGAACCGCTCCTCGGGCGGCCTCCAGACCGTGATGCCCTTCTCGCTCGGCCACGTCCTCGCCCCGCACCAGGACGAGCCCGAGGACCAGGTCGTCGAGGTCCGCAGCGGCTCGGAGGAGGCGGCCGACCACCGCTCCCTGCTCGACATCGCCGTCGACCGCATGGAGGGGCACGGCCCCGGCGCCCACAAGGTGTGGCTGCCGCCGCTGGACGTGCCCGACACCCTCGACGAGCTCATGCCGGACCTCACCGAGGACCCCGAGCTCGGACTGGTCTCGCCGTCGTGGCGCGGACGCGGCGGGCTCGTCGTACCGCTCGGGACGGTGGACCGGCCGCGCGAGCAGCGCCGCGACACCCTGACGGTGAACCTCACCGGAGCCGGCGGGCACGTCGCCGTCGTCGGCGGGCCCCGCAGCGGCAAGAGCACGCTGCTGCGCACGGTGCTGACCAGCCTCGCGCTGACCACCACCCCGGCCGAGACCCAGTTCTACGTCCTCGACTTCGGCGGCGGCACCTTCGCGCCGCTGATCGACCTGCCGCACGTCGCCGGTGTCGCCACCCGCTCCGAGCCGGACGTCGTGCGCCGCATCTACGCCGAGGTGCTCGGCATCGTGGACAAGCGCGAGCGCTACTTCCGCTCCCAGGGCATCGACTCGATCGAGACCTACCGCTCACGCCGCGCCCAGGGCCGCGCCGACGACGGGTACGGCGACGTGTTCCTGTTCGTCGACGGCTGGAGCACGCTGCGCTCGGACTTCGACGAGCTGGAGATGGCGCTGCAGTCGCTCGCCCAGCGCGGCCTCACCTTCGGCCTGCACATCGTGGCCGGCGCTGCCCGGTGGGCCGACTTCCGCGCTGCCACCCGCGACGTCCTCGGCACCCGGCTCGAGCTGCGTCTCGGTGACCCGATGGACTCCGAGATCGACCGCAAGGTCGCCCAGCTGGTGCCCAACGGCCGGCCCGGCCGCGGTCTGGTCCCGGCCAAGCTGCACTTCCTCGCCGCCCTGCCCCGCATCGACGGCGAGCCCGACGGCAACACCACGGGCACCGGCGTCGAGGACCTGGTCGAGCGCTCCCGCAAGGCGTGGCGCGGCGAGCAGGGCCCGAAACTGCGCCTGCTGCCCGAGAAGATCGAGCTGGCGCAGGTGCACGAGCAGGTCGGGCGTCAGCGCGACCTCACCACCGACCGCCGGCTCTACCTCGCCATCGACGAGAAGGACCTGGCCCCGGTGGGCCTCGACGTCGAGCGCGAGCCGCACCTGCTGACCTTCGGCGACAGCCGCTCGGGCAAGAGCGCCCTGCTGCGGGCCTACCTGTCCGAGGTGATGCGCACGCGCACCGCCGAGGAGGCCCAGGTGGTCGTCGTCGACTACCGCCGGTCGCTGCTGGGCGAGGTGCCCGAGGACTACGCCCTGCACTACCTGACCAGCGCCACCCAGGCCCAGCCGGCGATCGCCGAGCTCGCGCAGTACCTCGAGGGTCGGCTGCCCGGCCCCGACGTCACGCCCGAGCAGCTGCGCAACCGCTCGTGGTGGACCGGGGCGGAGGTGTTCGTGGTCATCGACGACTACGACCTCGTCTCCACCCAGTCCAGCTCGCCGATGGCACCGCTGGTGCCGCTGCTCGCCCAGGCCCGCGACGTCGGCCTGCACCTCGCGGTGGCCCGGCGCTCCGGTGGCGCGGCGCGTGCGCTCTACGAGCCCGTCATCCAGTCGCTGCGCGACCTCGCCATGCCGGGTCTGCTGCTCTCCGGCAGCCCCGACGAGGGCCCGCTCATCGGCACCACGAAGCCCCGCCCGGGCGTCTCGGGGCGTGGCCAGCTCATCACCCGCGACCGCGGCGTCGAGGTCGTCCAGACGGTCTGGACGGACGCCTCGATCTGA